Proteins found in one Micrococcales bacterium genomic segment:
- a CDS encoding SRPBCC family protein, with the protein MAAPPDERSARATIDIEAPPEKVYALVADVSRVGEWSPEATGARRASHTPNAGDTFWGFNRKGIWRWFTYCTVREAEPGRRFVFDVDFPPMPISRWTYDLEPTPTGCRVTETWVDRREGPLAKPITWIGGVFIPGPRAPHNQRNIETTLQQLKAVAEG; encoded by the coding sequence ATGGCAGCACCCCCAGACGAGCGCAGCGCCCGCGCCACCATCGACATCGAGGCCCCGCCGGAGAAGGTGTACGCACTGGTGGCTGACGTCAGCCGGGTCGGGGAGTGGTCGCCGGAGGCGACCGGGGCGCGCCGCGCGTCGCACACTCCGAATGCCGGCGACACGTTCTGGGGCTTCAACCGCAAGGGCATCTGGCGCTGGTTCACGTACTGCACCGTACGCGAGGCCGAACCAGGCCGGCGTTTCGTGTTCGACGTCGACTTCCCGCCGATGCCCATCTCGCGGTGGACCTACGACCTCGAGCCGACGCCGACCGGCTGCCGGGTCACCGAGACGTGGGTGGACCGGCGGGAGGGTCCGCTGGCCAAGCCGATCACGTGGATCGGTGGGGTGTTCATCCCCGGTCCGCGCGCGCCGCACAACCAGCGCAACATCGAGACGACGCTGCAGCAACTCAAGGCCGTGGCCGAAGGGTAG
- a CDS encoding polyphosphate kinase 2 family protein encodes MDKKTLDQLKIEPGERFRIKDHNADWLPEAVRDLDKGERKKRAEAMLEENRRELAEAQELLYADGSHSVLIVFQAMDAAGKDGTIRHVMSGVNPQGCAVSSFKVPSATELSHNYLWRYSMALPARGMIGIFNRSYYEEVLVVKVHPEILERADLPAEDVDKHIWKHRYEDINNFEQHLARNGTTILKFFLNVSKEEQRARFLERLEEPDKNWKFSSGDIVERGFWDDYMRAFEDAINATSTPWAPWYVIPADRKWAMRAAVSDIITTTIKDLPLAYPTVAEEEKARLIEAKEQLLAEGDSG; translated from the coding sequence ATGGACAAGAAAACGCTCGACCAGCTCAAGATCGAGCCGGGCGAGAGGTTCCGCATCAAGGACCACAACGCGGACTGGCTGCCGGAGGCTGTCCGGGACCTCGACAAGGGCGAACGCAAGAAGCGTGCAGAGGCGATGCTCGAGGAGAACCGCCGGGAGCTCGCCGAGGCGCAGGAACTGCTCTACGCCGACGGCAGCCACAGCGTCCTGATCGTGTTCCAGGCCATGGACGCCGCCGGCAAGGACGGCACGATCCGGCACGTCATGTCCGGGGTCAACCCGCAGGGGTGCGCGGTGTCCTCGTTCAAGGTGCCCAGCGCCACGGAGTTGTCGCACAACTACTTGTGGCGCTACTCCATGGCCCTGCCGGCGCGCGGGATGATCGGCATCTTCAACCGCTCCTACTACGAGGAAGTGCTCGTGGTGAAGGTGCACCCGGAAATCCTCGAGCGCGCCGACCTGCCGGCGGAGGACGTCGACAAGCACATCTGGAAGCACCGTTATGAGGACATCAACAACTTCGAGCAGCACCTCGCCCGCAACGGAACCACCATCCTGAAGTTCTTCCTCAACGTCTCCAAGGAGGAGCAGCGGGCACGGTTCCTGGAGCGCCTCGAGGAGCCCGACAAGAACTGGAAGTTCAGTTCCGGGGACATCGTGGAGCGCGGGTTCTGGGACGACTACATGAGGGCCTTCGAGGACGCCATCAACGCCACCAGCACTCCCTGGGCGCCCTGGTACGTGATCCCGGCGGACCGCAAGTGGGCGATGCGCGCGGCGGTGTCGGACATCATCACGACAACCATCAAGGACCTGCCGCTGGCCTACCCGACTGTGGCCGAGGAGGAGAAGGCGCGGCTGATCGAGGCCAAGGAGCAACTGCTGGCCGAGGGTGACTCCGGCTGA
- a CDS encoding aldo/keto reductase — protein sequence MHTTRALNDGNLLPAIGFGTYPLKESEAIEAVGSALQAGYRLIDTAVNYGNEAEVGEAVRRSGIPRDEIQITSKLPGRDHAYDDAIASVKGSLIRLGLDYIDLHLIHWPNPSVGKYGQAWQALVDLREQGLVRSIGVSNFTEEHLRQVIDATGVTPAVNQIELHPRFPQARMREVHEELGIVTEAWSPMGKARAPLDEAVVTGPARRLGVTPGQVILRWHVQIGSLPIPKSADPQRQRDNLDVFGFELTDEEVAAISGLAEPDGRLFGGDPATHEEM from the coding sequence ATGCACACGACCCGCGCGCTCAACGACGGGAACCTCCTGCCGGCCATAGGCTTCGGCACCTATCCGCTGAAGGAGAGCGAGGCGATCGAGGCGGTGGGCAGCGCACTGCAGGCGGGCTATCGACTCATCGACACTGCCGTGAACTACGGCAACGAGGCGGAGGTCGGGGAGGCGGTGCGTCGCTCGGGGATCCCGCGCGACGAGATCCAGATCACCAGCAAACTGCCCGGAAGGGACCACGCGTACGACGACGCCATCGCGTCGGTGAAGGGGTCCCTGATCCGGCTCGGACTCGACTACATCGACCTGCACCTCATCCATTGGCCCAATCCGAGTGTGGGCAAGTACGGGCAGGCGTGGCAGGCGCTGGTCGACCTGCGCGAGCAGGGGCTGGTGCGTTCGATCGGTGTCTCCAACTTCACCGAGGAGCACCTTCGGCAGGTCATCGACGCGACCGGGGTGACCCCGGCGGTCAACCAGATCGAGTTGCACCCGCGCTTCCCGCAGGCCCGCATGCGAGAGGTGCACGAGGAACTCGGCATTGTCACCGAGGCGTGGAGCCCGATGGGCAAGGCGCGGGCTCCGCTGGACGAGGCCGTGGTCACGGGCCCCGCGCGCCGGCTGGGGGTCACACCCGGCCAGGTCATCCTGCGCTGGCACGTGCAGATCGGCTCGTTGCCGATCCCGAAGTCGGCGGACCCGCAGCGGCAACGGGACAACCTCGACGTGTTCGGGTTCGAGCTCACCGACGAGGAGGTCGCGGCGATCTCCGGGCTGGCGGAGCCGGACGGGCGGCTGTTCGGCGGCGACCCAGCCACCCACGAGGAGATGTAG
- a CDS encoding transcriptional repressor, which yields MRDVERELRGRGLRVTAQRVAVIEALGRMRHISADTVARAVRDRAGAVSTQGIYNVVNDLVDAGLVQRIDVGSGPALYELADDGPHHHLICRDCGRIVDLQCDHGVDSCIVPPSPHGFADIEAEIVFWGTCEQCARTHAQ from the coding sequence GTGAGGGACGTCGAGCGGGAACTGCGGGGACGGGGCCTGCGCGTGACCGCCCAGCGGGTGGCCGTGATCGAAGCCCTCGGACGGATGCGCCACATCTCGGCGGACACTGTCGCCCGCGCCGTCCGGGATCGGGCCGGCGCGGTATCGACCCAGGGCATCTACAACGTGGTCAACGATCTGGTCGACGCCGGTCTGGTGCAGCGCATCGATGTTGGCAGCGGACCGGCACTGTATGAGCTGGCCGACGACGGTCCGCACCATCACCTCATCTGCCGTGATTGCGGGCGGATCGTGGACCTGCAGTGCGACCACGGCGTCGACTCCTGCATCGTTCCGCCGAGCCCCCACGGTTTCGCGGACATCGAGGCGGAGATCGTCTTCTGGGGCACGTGCGAGCAGTGCGCTCGGACACACGCGCAGTAA
- a CDS encoding peroxiredoxin, whose protein sequence is MPRIGDPAPQFTAVTTQGDINFPADYEGHWVILFSHPADFTPVCTSEFMTFATMEQEFEELNTKLVGLSVDGLYSHIAWLRTIKEKITFRDMKDVEVNFPLIEDISMTVARKYGMIMPGEDSTKAVRAVFVIDPKGIIRTIIYYPLSLGRNFDELKRVIVALQAADALSVATPADWRPGEPVIVPPAGSCGTAKDRVEGKEEGVHCEDWFFCTKDYTEEQVYAAIGK, encoded by the coding sequence ATGCCGAGGATCGGCGACCCGGCGCCACAGTTCACCGCAGTGACGACGCAGGGGGACATCAACTTCCCGGCCGACTACGAGGGGCACTGGGTGATCCTGTTCAGCCACCCCGCGGACTTCACCCCGGTCTGCACGTCGGAGTTCATGACCTTCGCAACCATGGAGCAGGAGTTCGAGGAACTGAACACCAAGCTCGTCGGCCTGTCTGTCGACGGCCTCTACAGCCACATCGCCTGGCTGCGGACGATCAAGGAGAAGATCACCTTCCGCGACATGAAGGACGTCGAGGTGAACTTCCCGCTGATCGAGGACATCAGCATGACCGTGGCCCGCAAGTACGGGATGATCATGCCCGGCGAGGACAGCACGAAAGCAGTGCGCGCGGTGTTCGTCATCGACCCCAAGGGGATCATCCGGACGATCATCTACTACCCACTGAGCCTCGGGCGCAACTTCGACGAGCTCAAGCGCGTGATCGTCGCGCTGCAGGCCGCCGATGCGCTCTCGGTGGCGACGCCGGCTGACTGGCGCCCGGGCGAGCCGGTGATCGTTCCGCCCGCCGGTTCCTGCGGCACGGCCAAGGACCGCGTCGAGGGCAAGGAAGAGGGCGTGCACTGCGAGGACTGGTTCTTCTGCACGAAGGACTACACCGAGGAGCAGGTGTACGCCGCCATCGGTAAGTGA
- a CDS encoding dinitrogenase iron-molybdenum cofactor: MRIALAVDPSGAVGASWGKARTVAVATVRDGSIVAWDEYDVAWDEAHDQGTHGSHHARVVTFLREHEVDTVLAAHVGEPMVRMLNTMGLRLELGVTGDARAAVEAQAAEPPPL, from the coding sequence GTGAGAATCGCGCTGGCCGTGGACCCTTCGGGAGCGGTGGGTGCCTCCTGGGGCAAGGCCCGGACGGTGGCTGTTGCCACTGTGCGTGACGGCAGCATCGTGGCGTGGGATGAGTACGACGTGGCGTGGGACGAGGCGCACGACCAGGGCACCCACGGGTCCCACCACGCGCGGGTCGTGACCTTCCTGCGGGAGCACGAGGTGGACACCGTGCTCGCGGCGCACGTCGGGGAACCCATGGTCCGCATGCTGAACACCATGGGTCTGCGGTTGGAGTTGGGAGTCACGGGTGATGCCCGGGCCGCGGTGGAGGCGCAAGCCGCGGAGCCCCCGCCTTTGTGA